A part of Cannabis sativa cultivar Pink pepper isolate KNU-18-1 chromosome 6, ASM2916894v1, whole genome shotgun sequence genomic DNA contains:
- the LOC133039116 gene encoding uncharacterized protein LOC133039116 → MLASQSRKKSYANPKCRNIEFQVGDHIFLQVSLMKWIKCFGKKGKLCPRFIGPFEILKKVGLVAYRLALPPTLLAVHNIFDISMLRKYVSDPTHVLSYETLELEPNLSYEEQPVQTLDRKDKALLNKTRSLVKVLWRNSKVEEAPWELEFDMRAQYLELFKLDFRDEILLTEE, encoded by the coding sequence atgcttgcctctcagagcAGGAAGAAAAGTTATGCAAATCCAAAATGCAGAAATATAGAGTTTCAGGTAGGAGATCATATCTTCCTACAAGTATCTCTAATgaaatggattaaatgttttGGGAAAaagggcaagttatgccctagatttataggaccttttgagattcttAAGAAAGTTGGATTGGTAGCTTATCGTCTAGCCTTGCCTCCAACCTTGTTAGCAGTGCATAATATATTTGACATCTCTATGCtaagaaaatacgtttcagacccaaCACATGTCCTGAGTTATGAAACTCTAGAGCTGGAACCAAATTTGTCATATGAAGAGCAGCCAGTGCAGACCCTTGACAGAAAGGATAAAGCCCTTCTAAATAAGACAAGATCTTTGGtgaaggtactctggagaaatagcaaggtggaggaagctcCCTGGGAGTTGGAGTTCGATATGAGGGCTCAGTATCTAGAGTTATTCAAGTTAGATTTTAGGGATGAGATTCTTTTAACCGAGGAATAA